The genomic window GTCCATCCACAAGCGCTGGCGCAGGCCGGCCTGGGTCAGCGGCTCCCCAAAGGGCAATTCTGCGGTGCAGAGCTGGTAGAGCATGACACCGATGGCGAATACATCGCTGCGCGGGTCGCCCCGCACGCCAACCACCTGCTCGGGGGCAATCCACGCCGGCGAGCCCACCGCTTTGCGCAATTGCTCGGCCAGCAGATCCGGAAAGTGCGCGTGGCAAGAGAGCCCGAAGTCCAGCAGCACTGCGCTGCCGTCCTCGCGGATCAGCACATTGGCGGGTTTGAGGTCGAGATGCACCGTGTTTTGCTGGTGCAGTGCATGGGCGGCGCGGGCTACGGCTGCGCCCAGACGCGTGATGTCGGCCACATCTAGTTGTGGGCCATCCAGCCAGTGCTGCAGGGTGCGCCCCTGCACGTATTCCATGACCAGATAGGGCACGTGCACCAGATCGCCAGCGGCTACAAACCGGGGGGTATGCGGGCCGCTCAGGGCTTGCATGATCTGGCACTCCACCTCGAAGCTGACGATGTTCTCCGCCCCGTCGCCCGCGGTCATGCGGGGGACCTTCATGGCCATGTCAAAGCCGGGCCCCGGCCGCCCGTCGGCATACACGACCCGGTAAATATGGGCCATGCCGCCGGAGTGGATGCAAGCTTCAATACGGAAGCCGTCCAGCACCTCGCCCGGTTCGAGTAGTTTCATCGGCCTTGCTCCAGGCGCTGGGCGAAGAAATCCGGCAGGCCCGCTGCGCGGATGGCCGTGGCCGCCGCGAAATGGTCATACGGCACCCGGTAAAAGGTCAGCTGTTGGCGCTCGGTGTCGAGGAGGGTGTACATGGCTTCAGGCTTGCCGTCGCGCGGCTGGCCGACCGAGCCCACGGTGCTCAGCCAGTGCCGGTGTTTGGGCACCGGTACGGCCACACCAGCCTGCGGGGTGAACTTCATCAGCCCGCTGGTGCCCCGGTAGTACAGGCTTTGCAAATGCACATGGCCGCCGAACACATAGCGCACATCGGGTAGCGCGCCGGCAGCGTTCAGGCTCTCGGTGGCACTGCGCTCATCGTACACATAGCGCCAGAGTTCCGGGGCGTCCACACTGGCGTGTACGAGCAGCACCGTGTCCATGTGGTGGGTCAGGGGCAGGGCGGCGATCCATTCCCGTTGGCTGCTGCTGAGTTGCCGGTGCGTCCAGTCGGCGGTGCTGTCGCCGATGGTTTTGGGTACTGCAGGGGGTGCGACCGCCATGGCGTCATGGTTGCCCTTGAGCACGATGGCGCCTTCTTCGGTGAGCAGCATGATGCGCTGCACCACCTCTGCCGGCTGTGCGCCGTAACCCACCATGTCCCCCAAGAATGCAAATCGCTGTGCTTTTTGCGCGCGTGCATGGGCCAGGCAGGCTTCCAATGCCTGCAGGTTGCCGTGTATGTCGGACAACAAAGCCAATCTCATCGCGTCTCCATCGTTGTTATTCGGGTGATCTGCGCATCATGCTCCGCCGGGCTGACACCAAGTTTGCAGACGCAGGGGCTTGCACCGATTGATGCAGGTCAAAGTCTGCCGCTCCGGGCACTCTTACAGTGCTTGCATGCGCAAAGTCAAACTCCACAAACTCGTGATCGGCCGCCGGGGTCTGGCGTATTCGCTGGGGCTGTGCATGTTGATTTTGGGCATCGGGGGCCTGGGCTTCTGGGTGCTGGAGCCACGCGCAGAAACCTATAGCGACGGCTTGTGGCTGGCTTTCACGACGGCGGCGACCGTGGGCTATGGCGATATTGTGCCCAGCACACACGCTTCACGCTTTTTTGCGGTGCTGGTGGTACTCATGGGGCTGGCGGTGCTGTCGCTGGTGACCGCGTCGGTAGCGGCCATGCTGGTGGAGGTGGAAGAGCGCGCGGTGGACAGTGAGTTGCTGCGCGAAATCCATGCCCTGCGCCTGGAGGTGCGGCACTTGCGCGAGGAGGTGCATGCACAGCAAACTGCAAGCGGCAAAGAAAAAGCCGACGCGCCCTGAGGCGTGCCGGCTTGTGGGGCCTGCGGCGCCGGAGCACCGCAGGGCAGATCGCGATTAAACGATCGTGATGCTCACTTCGATGTTGCCGCGTGTCGCGTTGGAGTAGGGGCAGACTTCGTGGGCTTTGGCCACCAAGGCTTCCGCAGCAGCGCGGTCCATGCCGGGGATGCTGACTTCCAGGGCGACTTCAATGCCGAAGCCTTGGGGGATCTGGCCGATGCCTACCGATGCGTTGATGCTGGTGTCCGCAGGCAGGGCTATCTTCTGGGTGCCGGCCACAAACTTCATGGCGCCAATGAAGCAAGCGCTGTAGCCGGAAGCAAACAGCTGCTCAGGGTTCACACCGCCGCCAGCGCCACCCATTTCTTTCGGCACTGCCAGCTTCAGGTCCAACAGGCTGTCGGAAGTGCGTGTGGTGCCGTCACGGCCGCCAGTGGAGGTGGCGTGGGCGGTGTAGATGACTTTTTCGATCTTGTTGACCATGGTGCTTCTTTCATAAAAGCTGCGTCAGCAGCGGTTGGGGGTAATCGTGAAGGGGTTTAACCGTGTGAGCCGGTCAGCCGGTCACGCAGGGTTTGAACTTGTCCAGTGAGAGCCATGAGCTCCGGCACGGGGCAGCCGCTGGCGGCCACGACACAAGCCGGGATGCTGATGGCCTTGGCTTTCAGGGCGCGGCCTTCGGGGCTTACAAACACTTCCACACGGCGCTCGTCTTGGGCACTGCGCTGACGGCGCAACAGGCCGCTGGCCTCCATGCGCTTTAGCAAGGGCGTGAGCGTTCCGGAGTCAAGGAACAGGCGCTCGCCCAAGGCAGAAACGCTCAGACCATCGGTCTCCCACAGCACCAGCATGACCAGGTATTGCGGGTATGTCAGCTGCAGGGCGTCCAGCAAGGGCTTGTACAGCTTGGTCATGGCCAGCGATGCGGAGTACAGCGCAAAGCACAACTGGTTGTCCAGCCGCAGGGCGGCGTCATTGGCAGGGAGGGTGCGTTTGCTGGGCATGGGTTGAATTGTAGTTGGCAATTAAATTGTGTGCAATTTAATGGTGAAAGCCATGATCGGTTTGGGGCGATGGGTAAGGATGGGCCTGTGGGGGGGCAAAAAGGTGTATTCGCATGCAGCATTGATGCTATCTATTTGATAGCTGCTTGCGCTTTCACTACGGGCGCTGGAGGGTACTTATGAAGAGAAGTGCCCCGGCCACAAGCTAGGGACGGCATCTGGCGCAAAGATGGTTCCAGATTGAATGCAGAAATTCGTTGCGTTCAGAAGCAGTTGTAATGTCGAAGTTCAAGGACATGCGGAGGCGGGCGAAGCCCGCTGTAGCGCGTCCCCTGGAACGCGGTGTTATGCATTACGTTTCATCTTTAGCATGTACCCGATTGCGGCACTGCATGCACCGAAAAAGATGGCCGTGAATAAGCCCATAACTATTTGACTGGGAGAAGTGGCGACGCTCGCGATGAAAATGCCAGCCAAAACAAACAAAGTGGAGCACGTGAAGAGAAGCCACAAAGTTACCTTGTTGTGACCTGCCGCTGAGCTTGTGTAGCCCTCTTTGAGGGTTAGTTTGTCTTCGCTGTAAGGGTACTCGGAAACCAGCGATTTTGAGCCGAAGTAAAACCAGGCACCAAAGATTGGAATAAGAAGGAAAGACCAAGCCCATCCTACGACTACGCCAACAACAATCATTGTTGGTAGAGACACTTTGTAGTAACGACTAAGAAAAGCACGAACTTTTGTTTCAGTCGGTTCGTCTGGAATAACTCGACCCCTACCAAGAACTCCCCAAGGGAAAAATACCGTATTGCCTTTTTGGTCTTTTTTGAAGCTTGCGTTGGTTAAGCCTTGAAAATATCCCATTATTTCCTCCTTAATGCATAACGTAATTTATGCCGCAAAGCGCTGCGGGATAAAGTGGCAGTGTGGTCTAGCAAAATCGGCATTCACTCATATCCAGCGTGCGCAAGTTGCTATCATAAATATAGCAACAAGCCCCGCGGTTTGCCAAACTAGCTTTGGCGTTCCAGTAAGGCGCTGAATATCCCCATTCGGGTGAATTTCTGAACTTCGGCTTCCGCTGTCAACCAGACACCTCATCATTTGGCAAACCGCTTCCGCGTAAGCGCCAACGCCACCCAAAACGACACCACAGCATAGGCCGCCAGTACCGCCAGATGCCGCACCGCATCCGCAGGCCACTGATCCATGAACAGCGGTCGCACTAAGGCCACCGCGTTGGACAAGGGCAACCAGTCGGCGACGACCCGCACCGCAGATGGCAATTGATCCAAGGGAAAAAACACACCACTCAAAAACATCATGGGCGTGAGGAACAGCGTGAAGTAGTAGGTGAAAAAGTCGTAGCCCTTGGCCAGCGCATTGAAGATCAGCGCAATGCAACTAAATGTAATGCCCACCCCCAGCAATATGGGCCAGGCCACCAGCAGCTTGGGACTGTGGCTGATACCGAGCACCAACATCACACCCAAGATGGCCGTCACAGTGAACAGCGACTTGAAAGCCGCCCACAGCATTTCGGCCAGTACCACGTTGTCCAGGCTCACGGGGGCGTTCATGATGCCGTCCCAGGTCTTTTGCACATGCATGCGGCTGAAGGCGGAGTACAAAGCCTCAAACGAGGCAGACTGCATGGCGCTCATGCAAATCGAGCCGCTGGCCAGAAACAGGATGTAGGGCACTTGCTGCCCGTTCACCGTGATCTGCCCGACCAGCGCACCCATGCCGTAGCCGAAGGCGACCAGCCACATCAGCGGCTCGGCAATATTGCCCACCAGGCTGGGGATGGCCAGCTTGCGCCAGACCAGCAGGTTGCGCAAAAACACCGGCCAGAAGCGCATGGATAGCTCGGGCGTGCGCCAGATGCTCTGGGGTTTGAGAAGGCGGGCAGTTGTGGGGGTGCTCATATCAGGCGTCCTCCCGGATCTGGCGTCCGGTCAATTTCAAAAACAGGTCTTCCAGGTTGGCCGGGCGGTGCAGGGTGCGCAACTGCGGATAAGCGACCAACGCCTGCAGCAACTGGGCGGAGTCCTGGGTGTAGAAGAAGACGGTTTCGCCGCTCACCTCCACCCGCGCAGCCAAACTACGCAAGGGGCTGTCTAGCAGCGCGTGGGCGCCAACGCCGAACACCTCTACCACATCAGGCTCTAGGTGGGCGGCAATCAGGTCGCGCGGGGTGCCTTCGGCAATCTTTTTGCCATGGTCCAGCACCAGCAGGCGGTTGCACAGGCGCTCGGCCTCGTCCATGAAGTGGGTGGTCAGCAGGATCGACTTGCCTTGCTGTAGCAGCACCTGCAAGCGCTCCCACATGAGGTGGCGGGCCTGCGGGTCCAAGCCGGTGGTGGGCTCGTCGAGCAGCAGCAGCTTGGGGTCGTTCACCAGTGCGCGGGCCAAGCTCAGGCGGCGGCGCATGCCGCCGGACAGTTCGCCGGGTTTGGCGTTGGCCTTGTGGGTCAGAGCCGCAAACTCCAGCAGCTGCGGAATCCGGGCCTTGATGGCAGCGTCCTTCATGCCAAAGTAGCGGCCATAAACCAGCAGGTTCTCGGCGCAAGTGAAGTCCGGGTCCAGGGTATCGAACTGGGTCACCACGCCCAGTTGCGCTTTGATGGCCATCGCCTCATGGGGCATCTGCAAACCCATCGCAGTGATCGTGCCCCCATCGGGCAGGGTGTGGCCCAAGCACATGCGGATGGTGGTGGTTTTGCCGGCACCGTTGGGGCCGATCACACCCAGGCACTCGCCCGGTGCGATGCTGAAGCTCAGGTCTTTGACGACCTCGGCATCGCCATAGCGCTTGTAGAGGCGGTCGACCTCGAAAAAAGTGGAGTTCGGTGTTGTCATTATTGAAATGCCACTTCCGCAAAACTGCGCAGCTTGCGGCTGTGCAACTGGTCTATACCTTGTGAGCGCAGCAGTTCTAGCGCGCGGATGCCGATGCGTAAATGCTGATCTACCCGCTCCCGGTAGAAGTGGTTGGCCATACCGGGCAGCTTGATTTCGCCGTGCAACGGCTTGTCGCTCACGCACAGCAAGGTGCCATAGGGCACCCGAAAGCGGAAGCCGTTGGCAGCAATCGTGGCGCTCTCCATGTCCAGCGCCACCGCGCGGCTTTGGCTGAAGCGGCGCTGGGGCTGGTTGTCGGGCAGCAGCTCCCAGTTGCGGTTGTCGGTGCTGGCCACGGTGCCGGTGCGCATGATGCTCTTGAGTGCGCTGCCGCTGACCTGCGTCACATCGGCCACGGCTTGCTCCAATGCCACCTGGATCTCCGCGAGGGCTGGAATCGGCACCCACAGCGGCAGCTCTTCGTCCAGCACATGGTCTTCGCGCACATAGCCATGGGCCAGCACATAGTCGCCCAGCTGCTGGCTGTTGCGCAGGCCGGCGCAGTGGCCCAGCATGATCCACGCATGCGGCCGCAGCACGGCAATATGGTCGGTGATGTTTTTGGCGTTGGCCGGACCCACGCCGATGTTCACCATGGTGATGCCCGCGTTGTCGGCCCGGACCAGATGGTAGCCGGGCATTTGAGGCAGGCGGGGGGGCTCTTTGCCCAGTGCGTCTGCGGCCTCTGCCGGCAGACCGACCCGGCGGGTGACCATGTTGCCGGGCTCCACAAAAGCGATGTATTCGCTGTCCGGGTCCTGCATGGCTTTGCGGCCCAGCGCGATGAACTCGTCGATGTAGAACTGGTAGTTGGTGAAAAGCACAAAGTTCTGGAAGTGCTCCGGGCCGGTGCCGGTGTAGTGGCGCAAGCGGTGCAGCGAATAGTCCATGCGCGGCGCGGTGAACAGCGACAGCGGCAGGGGCTCGCCCGGGCGGGGCTGGTAGGTGCCGTTGGCAATGCCGTCGTCCATGGCGGCGAGGTCGGGCAGGTCGAACACATCGCGCATCAGGGTGCGGCGCTCGGCGCTCATCTGGCCTTCCACATGGTCATGCTCTGCAAACGAAAAGTGCACCGGAATCGGCTGGTTGCTGGTGGCCACCTCAATTTCACCGCCGTGGTTTTGCAGCAGCAAGCGGAACTGCTCAAGGTAGTAGCGGTGGTACAGGTCAGGCCGCGTGAGCGTGGTCTCAAAACGGCCGGGGCCTGCCACAAAGCCGTAGCTCAGGCAAGCAATGTCGGCCGCCGCCTTGCGCGACACGGTGTCGGTGTGGATGCGCACCAGCGGGTAGCAGGCGCGCACATGGCCACCCAGATCCTCGCCGGCCACAAATCGTTGCATCGCTTGGCGCAGATGGGCGATGCTTTGGTCGTAAATGGCGTGAACCTGCGCCAGCGCAGCGGCGGCGTCGGTGAATCGGGCGGGTGCGATGAAAGAGGGATGGCTGGTCATGCGCCCATTGTGCCGCCGTATTTTTGCGCTGCGAAGACAAGGGGCATGGGGTAAAGTGTGAGCAGAACCACCTAAGTGAACTCTGGTGACTGACCCCAAAGACTCTCGTTACACCGAAACCGGCTTCCCCTCCTTGCAGTGGGAAGACGATGACTTGGACACGCGCCCCCTGCCTCTGAACGAGCGGCCCTTGCAGGCCCGTATTGACCATGAGATGGCCATCATCGCGGAGCACCACATCCGCATTGCCCTGGCGATCGAGCGGTTCTGGGGCCACCGGGATTGCGTGGAGTACATCCGGACCCTGATCTTGAATGGGGGCTACTCAGATGGCGCTACCAAACGGGTCGGCTTCAAAGCTGAAGTGATTTCGGCACTGATCAATCTGACGGCGCTGCACCAGATTGAGTAGCGCAATCTGCGCAGACGCAGGCCAAACCCTGAGCTTGCGGGGGAATGCGGCCGAGTAGTTCTGCGCTGAAACTCACCTGCGTGCACCAGCAAGGGCCTTGCGCTTGGCCGGTAGATTTCGCAAGCTCCATGGCGCACTGGTTCGCCTTGCCGCACACAGGGCACACTTGAGGGTTGATGGTTGGCGGAGTGGTCATGGTGTTGGCAGTGTAGCCATCCGCTGCCCGCAGCTCACACACGGAGTGCTTCATGGGGATTGAGATCGAACGCAAGTTTTTGGTGAGCGGGGACGCTTGGCGCAACGACAGTGGCGTGTTGTACCGGCAGGGCTACCTGAATCGGGACAAAGCACGCACGGTACGGGTGCGCCTGGCTGGGGATGCTGCTTATCTAACCGTCAAGGGCCAAAGTACCGGCGCCAGTCGGGCTGAGTTTGAGTACCCGATCCCGTGCGCGGATGCGGTTGCGCTTCTGGCTTTGTGCGATGGCCCCTTGATTGAGAAGACCCGCTACATCGTGCTGCATGCCGGCATGCGCTGGGAGGTCGACGAGTTTGCGGGCGACAACGCGGGCTTGGTGGTCGCAGAACTGGAGCTGGCGTCCGAAGACCAGGCCTTTGAGCACCCCGCTTGGCTGGGCGCAGAGGTCACCCACGATGCCCGCTATTTCAACTCCAACCTCGCAACACACCCTTTCAGGGCTTGGTGAGCACCAGGTCTTGTTGCCGGTGACGGGCGGCCTTATTCGTCCACCGGCACATAGAGGTCGGATTTCATTGCATCGATCACCACATTGGTGGTCATGCGAATCACCTGGGGCACTTCGGCCATGAGTCGGGCGGAGAGAGCGTCGTACTCCTTCACGCTTTTGCTCAGGATGACCATCACCAGGTCGACCGCGCCGGTGACGTAAAAGAGCTGCTGCACTTCAGGCTCTTTTTGCACCCATACGCGGATGCGGGGCAGGGCCTCGTAGTTGTCTTTGAGCTCGATGCCGGCGATGAACTGCATGCGCTGGCCCACCACCTGCGGGTCCACGATGGCTACCTCGGCCGTAATCACCTTCTCCGCCCGCAACCGGCGCAGGCGGCGTTGCACCGCGGATGCGGACAGGCCGACGGCCTCGGCAATCACTTCTGCATTGACTTGGCAATCGCGTTGCACGAACTCCAGAATTTTCCGGTCAAAGGGGTCCAAAGGCGTTTCCATCGGTGCATTGTAGGCAGCGTGGGGTGTTGGGCTCCATCGGCGTGCAAGGTGCCTTGTGTGCCGTTTTGCCGCGTGAAAAGTGCCGAATATGCCGCCTGCCGTTATTTCTTTGGGCGAAACTTGAGTTTCCTTTGCGTCTTGAAAACGCAGTGTTGGGTGAATAAAGCGGCGTCTTGCGGTGGGGCGCCCGGATGGAGAAACAAAGAATGAAGCGTCAGTTTGTGAAAGCCTTGTTGGGTGGTCTGTTCCTAGCGGCTGGTTTGGCCCAAGCCCAAGACGTGGTGCGTATCGGCACCCTGTCCGACTACCCGCCGTTTGAGTACAAGGATGCGACCGGCCAACTCAAGGGCATGGAAATCGAGTTGGGAAACGCGATGTGCAAGCACATGCAAGCCAAGTGCGAGTACGTGACCATGGACTTCGATGCGCTCATCCCCGCGCTCAAAGCCAAGAAGATTGACGCCGTGCTGGCCCAGATGTCCATCACTGCTGAGCGCAAAAAAGCGGTGGACTTTACCGACCTATTCACCCTGGCGCCGGTGCAGTACGTAGCCAAAGTGGGCTCCGGCATCAACGAAGATCCGGCCACCCTGCGCGGCAAGACCGTGGGCGTGTACAGCGGCTCCAATAGCGAGACCTACTTCAAGAAGCGCCTGC from Rhodoferax potami includes these protein-coding regions:
- a CDS encoding Lrp/AsnC family transcriptional regulator, with the translated sequence METPLDPFDRKILEFVQRDCQVNAEVIAEAVGLSASAVQRRLRRLRAEKVITAEVAIVDPQVVGQRMQFIAGIELKDNYEALPRIRVWVQKEPEVQQLFYVTGAVDLVMVILSKSVKEYDALSARLMAEVPQVIRMTTNVVIDAMKSDLYVPVDE
- a CDS encoding transporter substrate-binding domain-containing protein, whose amino-acid sequence is MKRQFVKALLGGLFLAAGLAQAQDVVRIGTLSDYPPFEYKDATGQLKGMEIELGNAMCKHMQAKCEYVTMDFDALIPALKAKKIDAVLAQMSITAERKKAVDFTDLFTLAPVQYVAKVGSGINEDPATLRGKTVGVYSGSNSETYFKKRLPKAKSGVATKSYPNQDAIWLDLEAGRLNTTLTDTTVAYEWLEKTGKAKGFDFAGKPVNDVEIFGEGTGIAVRKGDPLKARFNAAIKKVLTDGTFAAENKKVFPFSIAPASK
- a CDS encoding potassium channel family protein, which produces MRKVKLHKLVIGRRGLAYSLGLCMLILGIGGLGFWVLEPRAETYSDGLWLAFTTAATVGYGDIVPSTHASRFFAVLVVLMGLAVLSLVTASVAAMLVEVEERAVDSELLREIHALRLEVRHLREEVHAQQTASGKEKADAP
- a CDS encoding CYTH domain-containing protein yields the protein MGIEIERKFLVSGDAWRNDSGVLYRQGYLNRDKARTVRVRLAGDAAYLTVKGQSTGASRAEFEYPIPCADAVALLALCDGPLIEKTRYIVLHAGMRWEVDEFAGDNAGLVVAELELASEDQAFEHPAWLGAEVTHDARYFNSNLATHPFRAW
- a CDS encoding organic hydroperoxide resistance protein, which codes for MVNKIEKVIYTAHATSTGGRDGTTRTSDSLLDLKLAVPKEMGGAGGGVNPEQLFASGYSACFIGAMKFVAGTQKIALPADTSINASVGIGQIPQGFGIEVALEVSIPGMDRAAAEALVAKAHEVCPYSNATRGNIEVSITIV
- a CDS encoding ABC transporter permease, with the translated sequence MSTPTTARLLKPQSIWRTPELSMRFWPVFLRNLLVWRKLAIPSLVGNIAEPLMWLVAFGYGMGALVGQITVNGQQVPYILFLASGSICMSAMQSASFEALYSAFSRMHVQKTWDGIMNAPVSLDNVVLAEMLWAAFKSLFTVTAILGVMLVLGISHSPKLLVAWPILLGVGITFSCIALIFNALAKGYDFFTYYFTLFLTPMMFLSGVFFPLDQLPSAVRVVADWLPLSNAVALVRPLFMDQWPADAVRHLAVLAAYAVVSFWVALALTRKRFAK
- a CDS encoding ATP-binding cassette domain-containing protein, with amino-acid sequence MTTPNSTFFEVDRLYKRYGDAEVVKDLSFSIAPGECLGVIGPNGAGKTTTIRMCLGHTLPDGGTITAMGLQMPHEAMAIKAQLGVVTQFDTLDPDFTCAENLLVYGRYFGMKDAAIKARIPQLLEFAALTHKANAKPGELSGGMRRRLSLARALVNDPKLLLLDEPTTGLDPQARHLMWERLQVLLQQGKSILLTTHFMDEAERLCNRLLVLDHGKKIAEGTPRDLIAAHLEPDVVEVFGVGAHALLDSPLRSLAARVEVSGETVFFYTQDSAQLLQALVAYPQLRTLHRPANLEDLFLKLTGRQIREDA
- a CDS encoding AMP nucleosidase, which encodes MTSHPSFIAPARFTDAAAALAQVHAIYDQSIAHLRQAMQRFVAGEDLGGHVRACYPLVRIHTDTVSRKAAADIACLSYGFVAGPGRFETTLTRPDLYHRYYLEQFRLLLQNHGGEIEVATSNQPIPVHFSFAEHDHVEGQMSAERRTLMRDVFDLPDLAAMDDGIANGTYQPRPGEPLPLSLFTAPRMDYSLHRLRHYTGTGPEHFQNFVLFTNYQFYIDEFIALGRKAMQDPDSEYIAFVEPGNMVTRRVGLPAEAADALGKEPPRLPQMPGYHLVRADNAGITMVNIGVGPANAKNITDHIAVLRPHAWIMLGHCAGLRNSQQLGDYVLAHGYVREDHVLDEELPLWVPIPALAEIQVALEQAVADVTQVSGSALKSIMRTGTVASTDNRNWELLPDNQPQRRFSQSRAVALDMESATIAANGFRFRVPYGTLLCVSDKPLHGEIKLPGMANHFYRERVDQHLRIGIRALELLRSQGIDQLHSRKLRSFAEVAFQ
- a CDS encoding metallophosphoesterase family protein, translating into MRLALLSDIHGNLQALEACLAHARAQKAQRFAFLGDMVGYGAQPAEVVQRIMLLTEEGAIVLKGNHDAMAVAPPAVPKTIGDSTADWTHRQLSSSQREWIAALPLTHHMDTVLLVHASVDAPELWRYVYDERSATESLNAAGALPDVRYVFGGHVHLQSLYYRGTSGLMKFTPQAGVAVPVPKHRHWLSTVGSVGQPRDGKPEAMYTLLDTERQQLTFYRVPYDHFAAATAIRAAGLPDFFAQRLEQGR
- a CDS encoding cysteine-rich CWC family protein, with product MKHSVCELRAADGYTANTMTTPPTINPQVCPVCGKANQCAMELAKSTGQAQGPCWCTQVSFSAELLGRIPPQAQGLACVCADCATQSGAAPSD
- a CDS encoding MarR family winged helix-turn-helix transcriptional regulator — protein: MPSKRTLPANDAALRLDNQLCFALYSASLAMTKLYKPLLDALQLTYPQYLVMLVLWETDGLSVSALGERLFLDSGTLTPLLKRMEASGLLRRQRSAQDERRVEVFVSPEGRALKAKAISIPACVVAASGCPVPELMALTGQVQTLRDRLTGSHG